A stretch of the Salmo salar chromosome ssa20, Ssal_v3.1, whole genome shotgun sequence genome encodes the following:
- the LOC106580814 gene encoding LOW QUALITY PROTEIN: transmembrane protein 25 (The sequence of the model RefSeq protein was modified relative to this genomic sequence to represent the inferred CDS: inserted 1 base in 1 codon), producing MLSFPLFVMFPYLFPVLPEILRVNTHYTETSDPGLSLVLFAFVRSXPPAHITWVDQSGQLVANTSDFLILDSRSYPWLTNHTLQVTLSSLSGNVSVNASNSVGAAQRNLPLAGLAVFLQSRVEVPVLGILTGGAVAFITLLILSLLVLCLLHKGKAIIDEPVEIIMAKKCIESPTMKVDKIYLPRENMSLPSNMQLNDLSTLRKAREAAKHHLGEKMSEEEEDLSAAYAARGFGRYSTLGYIYKVNSKSSDEICL from the exons ATGCTCAGTTTCCCTCTATTTGTTATGTTCCCATACCTTTTCCCAGTCCTGCCAGAGATTCTGCGTGTAAATACTCACTACACTGAGACCTCAGACCCTGGCCTCTCCCTGGTCCTCTTTGCCTTTGTACGGT AACCCCCTGCACACATCACCTGGGTGGACCAGTCTGGCCAGCTGGTGGCCAACACCTCGGACTTCCTCATCCTGGACTCGCGGAGCTACCCATGGCTGACCAATCACACGCTGCAGGTCACCCTGAGCAGCCTATCAGGGAACGTCTCTGTGAACGCCAGCAACAGTGTCGGTGCAGCTCAGAGGAACCTTCCTCTGGCAGGTCTGGCAG TGTTCCTCCAGTCCAGGGTGGAGGTGCCGGTGCTGGGCATCCTGACAGGGGGCGCTGTGGCCTTCATTACCCTTCTCATCCTCAGCCTTCTGGTGCTCTGCCTTCTGCACAAGGGCAAGGCCATCATCG ATGAGCCAGTCGAGATTATAATGGCGAAAAAATG TATCGAATCACCTACTATGAAGGTAGACAAGATATACCTACCCAGAGAGAACATGTCTCTACCTTCCAACATGCAACTCAATGACCTCAGCACCCTGCGTAAAG CAAGAGAGGCCGCCAAACACCACCTTGGGGAGAAGATgagcgaggaagaggaggatctctctgctgcctatgctgCTAGGG GCTTTGGCCGGTACTCCACGTTGGGCTACATCTATAAGGTGAACAGCAAGAGCAGTGATGAGATCTGTCTCTGA